In the genome of Thermoanaerobacterium sp. PSU-2, one region contains:
- a CDS encoding peptide ABC transporter substrate-binding protein, with translation MRKFIAFLIVSILLTASILSGCGNTSNKTSTQSNSNSTQQVLHLNLGDEPPMLDPAKSTDGVSFQILNAVLEGLVRIGSDEKPKEGSGLAKSWDVSNDGLTYVFHLKDNIKWSDGNPITAYDFEYSWKRALDPKTASEYAYIMYPIKNAEAYNSGKASADSVGIKALDDKTLKVELQEPTPYFLSLTAFITYLPLEKSFVEKEGDKLASSPSDLIYSGPFVLKTWNHEQNIVLVKNDNYWDKDNVKLSEIDFDMVKDLNTVAQGYDSGQYDEINISGDFVPKYKDQVKVHPNGFTYFLGFNTLNPVFKNANIRKAFTISIDRKSFTENVLKDGSIPAYAFVPNGITGLNGDFRKEAGEALFKEDANEAKSLLKKGMEELNITQLPKITLLTDDTDVAKKEAQAIQQFWKNNLGVDVVIQNVSYKIRLQMFSKQQYDVCLTRWGADYNDPMTFLDLWTTNAGNNNVKYSNPKYDELINEAKSTNDNAVRMEKMKEAEKILMNDMPVGPLFYSATAYVQRDYVKGWVRHSVGVDSDWKWTYIEKH, from the coding sequence GTGAGGAAGTTTATTGCATTTCTAATCGTGTCAATTCTTTTGACAGCAAGCATTTTATCAGGTTGTGGAAATACCAGCAACAAGACATCTACTCAAAGCAACTCAAATTCGACTCAGCAAGTCTTGCATTTGAATCTTGGTGATGAACCTCCAATGCTTGATCCAGCAAAATCAACAGATGGCGTTTCATTTCAAATACTTAATGCTGTGTTAGAAGGACTTGTAAGAATAGGCTCTGATGAAAAGCCTAAAGAAGGATCAGGGTTAGCAAAGAGCTGGGATGTATCAAATGATGGTCTTACATACGTGTTCCATTTAAAAGACAATATCAAATGGAGCGATGGAAACCCGATAACAGCTTATGATTTTGAATATTCTTGGAAAAGAGCATTAGACCCTAAAACTGCATCGGAATATGCCTACATAATGTATCCTATAAAAAATGCAGAAGCCTACAATTCAGGTAAGGCAAGTGCTGATTCTGTAGGTATAAAAGCATTGGATGACAAGACACTTAAAGTAGAGCTTCAGGAGCCTACACCTTATTTCTTAAGTTTGACGGCTTTTATCACGTATTTGCCACTTGAGAAATCTTTTGTAGAAAAAGAAGGAGATAAGTTGGCATCGAGTCCGTCTGATTTAATATACAGTGGTCCATTTGTATTGAAGACATGGAACCATGAACAAAACATTGTCCTTGTTAAAAATGATAACTACTGGGATAAGGATAATGTCAAATTAAGCGAGATAGATTTTGACATGGTAAAAGATCTAAATACTGTCGCACAGGGCTATGATTCCGGTCAATATGACGAAATCAATATAAGCGGTGATTTCGTGCCAAAGTATAAAGATCAGGTTAAAGTGCATCCAAATGGTTTTACGTATTTCTTAGGTTTTAATACTTTGAATCCGGTTTTCAAAAATGCTAATATAAGGAAGGCATTTACAATATCAATAGACAGAAAGAGCTTTACAGAAAATGTCTTGAAGGATGGTTCTATTCCTGCTTATGCGTTTGTTCCTAATGGCATCACAGGGTTAAATGGAGATTTCAGAAAAGAAGCTGGTGAAGCTTTATTCAAAGAAGATGCAAATGAGGCGAAAAGCCTTCTTAAAAAAGGCATGGAAGAATTAAATATAACACAGCTTCCAAAGATAACTTTGCTTACAGATGATACTGATGTTGCCAAAAAAGAAGCTCAAGCAATACAGCAGTTTTGGAAAAACAATCTTGGTGTAGATGTTGTCATTCAAAACGTGTCATACAAGATAAGGCTTCAAATGTTTTCAAAGCAGCAATACGATGTTTGCTTGACAAGGTGGGGAGCCGACTACAACGATCCTATGACGTTTTTAGATTTATGGACCACAAATGCTGGCAATAACAATGTGAAGTATTCAAATCCTAAATACGATGAGCTTATCAATGAGGCAAAGTCAACAAATGACAATGCTGTACGCATGGAAAAGATGAAAGAGGCGGAAAAGATATTGATGAATGATATGCCGGTAGGACCATTGTTCTACTCTGCAACGGCTTACGTTCAGAGAGACTATGTAAAAGGTTGGGTAAGGCATTCTGTCGGAGTTGATAGCGACTGGAAGTGGACGTATATAGAAAAGCACTGA
- a CDS encoding APC family permease produces the protein MEKEKILKVRDIVLMNVVAIIGLRWLPLAAKYGASSIMLWVLASILFFIPQGLAVAELSTGWPYEGGLYVWAKEAFGDKYGFLTSWSYWLTNVVYYPSMLIYIASTAAYMVNPKLADNDRFVSIFIFVLFWIITLVNVNGLSLSKWLSNAGGLFGTIIPGILLIGFSIYWVTGLHQKIQATYTVPSLFPNLSSLSNIVFFSSMIFAYAGLELAPTLAERTQNPERTFPKAIVLSAFIIPALYILGTISITFIVPQKEIGLATGIMQAIQIIFDKIGLKYLIGVAAFLIFIGGIGGINAWIIGPINMIFTSSKGIMPKFFTKSHDKYGTPVNAMVTQAVIVSLLILMAFSTPTVESAYWLLSAMTSILYFIPYLVMFSALIVLRYKKPDVKRLYKVPFGNFGAWLVGGIGFLVVLFSIILSIIPPAGMNLGSLLWYEVKLVGGTLLFLIIGFLIYRNYEKKLK, from the coding sequence GTGGAAAAAGAAAAGATTCTTAAAGTGCGTGACATCGTCCTTATGAATGTAGTGGCAATCATAGGTTTAAGATGGCTCCCACTTGCCGCAAAATACGGTGCATCTTCTATAATGCTGTGGGTCTTAGCTTCTATTTTGTTCTTCATACCGCAAGGACTTGCAGTAGCTGAGCTATCTACAGGATGGCCTTATGAAGGCGGCTTGTATGTATGGGCAAAGGAAGCATTTGGCGACAAATACGGCTTCTTAACGTCATGGTCATATTGGCTTACAAATGTAGTGTATTATCCGTCTATGCTTATATACATAGCCAGCACTGCTGCTTACATGGTGAACCCTAAGCTTGCAGATAATGACCGATTCGTATCCATATTCATATTTGTACTTTTTTGGATAATAACGCTTGTAAATGTCAATGGTCTTAGCTTAAGCAAATGGCTTTCAAATGCAGGCGGCCTTTTTGGAACAATAATACCGGGAATACTGCTTATCGGTTTTTCTATATACTGGGTTACAGGGCTTCATCAGAAAATTCAAGCAACGTACACGGTTCCATCGCTTTTCCCTAATCTATCAAGTTTAAGCAATATCGTCTTCTTTTCATCCATGATATTTGCTTACGCAGGGCTTGAATTAGCACCGACGCTGGCAGAAAGGACGCAAAACCCTGAGAGAACTTTCCCGAAAGCAATAGTTTTATCTGCTTTCATCATACCAGCATTGTATATCCTGGGCACTATATCCATAACCTTCATAGTTCCTCAAAAGGAAATAGGTTTGGCGACTGGGATAATGCAGGCAATACAAATCATATTCGACAAAATTGGCTTAAAATATTTAATAGGCGTCGCTGCATTTTTGATATTCATAGGAGGCATTGGCGGTATAAATGCATGGATAATAGGCCCAATAAACATGATCTTCACAAGCTCAAAAGGCATCATGCCTAAATTCTTTACAAAGTCCCACGATAAATATGGTACGCCTGTAAATGCCATGGTTACGCAGGCAGTCATCGTAAGTCTTCTTATACTTATGGCTTTTTCGACTCCTACTGTAGAGTCAGCGTATTGGCTTTTATCAGCCATGACATCAATACTCTACTTCATACCATACCTTGTGATGTTTTCTGCACTGATCGTCTTAAGGTATAAAAAGCCCGATGTCAAAAGGCTTTATAAGGTTCCATTTGGAAATTTTGGAGCTTGGCTTGTCGGTGGAATAGGCTTCTTAGTCGTGTTGTTCTCAATAATCCTTTCTATCATTCCACCTGCAGGCATGAATTTAGGAAGCCTTCTTTGGTATGAAGTCAAATTAGTCGGAGGAACACTTCTCTTCTTGATAATAGGCTTCTTAATATACAGAAATTACGAAAAGAAACTTAAGTAA